Proteins encoded by one window of Coleofasciculus chthonoplastes PCC 7420:
- a CDS encoding glycosyltransferase family 2 protein yields MNSSPLFSIIIPTYHRNDLLAKCLDCVAPGVQTLSAEQYEVIVTDDGSETTAEEMIRERYPWAKWVAGSRKGPAANRNNGAKYARGKWLAFTDDDCIPDPNWLKAFAEAITGEALALEGAIHPLGDLNQDLAECPVNLIGGCFWSANIAVERSLFEKIGGFDPNYSLAAQEDQDLQLRLSPITPICFVPDASVDHPVRLIPLKEAIFRIPKRCLSWVYYVKKNMVSLGYKNKFSIIYFAYKFHLKYLLKNAYKFKIKSIILSIIMLLFGLPLITQKLLIKSSKNY; encoded by the coding sequence ATGAACTCAAGTCCTCTGTTCTCCATTATCATCCCAACCTACCATCGCAATGATTTGCTAGCGAAGTGTTTGGATTGTGTAGCACCCGGCGTTCAGACATTATCAGCAGAGCAATATGAAGTTATCGTGACTGATGATGGTTCCGAGACAACTGCTGAGGAGATGATTCGGGAGCGCTATCCTTGGGCAAAGTGGGTAGCTGGCTCCCGCAAAGGTCCAGCCGCTAACCGGAACAATGGAGCTAAGTATGCTCGCGGAAAATGGCTGGCTTTCACCGATGATGATTGCATACCCGATCCGAATTGGCTAAAAGCTTTTGCGGAAGCGATTACGGGAGAGGCTTTAGCTCTAGAAGGTGCAATTCATCCTCTGGGCGATCTTAATCAAGATTTGGCTGAGTGTCCTGTGAATCTGATTGGTGGATGCTTTTGGTCTGCCAATATTGCTGTTGAGCGATCGCTTTTTGAGAAAATTGGAGGATTTGATCCGAATTATTCTCTGGCTGCTCAAGAAGATCAGGATTTGCAGCTACGCCTTTCTCCAATCACTCCTATTTGTTTTGTACCTGATGCTAGTGTCGATCATCCTGTGCGGTTAATTCCTCTAAAAGAGGCGATTTTTCGTATACCTAAGCGCTGTCTATCCTGGGTTTATTATGTAAAAAAAAACATGGTAAGCCTGGGCTATAAAAATAAATTTTCAATAATTTATTTTGCATATAAATTCCATTTAAAATATCTTTTAAAGAATGCATATAAATTTAAGATAAAGTCAATTATTTTGTCCATAATAATGTTATTATTTGGTCTACCTTTAATCACCCAAAAATTATTGATTAAATCCTCCAAGAATTATTAA
- a CDS encoding class I SAM-dependent methyltransferase: METRDESRITRAILGTPRTSYAKAWIRVMKYIPKSVRDRYRPQWRAFELEAKTAYGKLQRQFLRPPFPNLKNEGINLHLGCGSINHPKFINIDGLPAPHVHYIRAIDNLAPFKDSSVNLIYACHCLEHIPHSKVIKVLNEWFRVLNTDGTLRLSVPDFDLLLNIYNDNGSDINTILGMLMGGQNYKFNFHLTAFNRTSLKNLLIETGFKQVQEWQPGSCELTTFDDFSDRKALINGKYYPVSLNLEAVK; encoded by the coding sequence ATGGAAACGAGAGATGAGTCAAGAATTACAAGAGCTATTTTGGGAACACCACGGACAAGTTATGCAAAAGCTTGGATACGAGTAATGAAATATATCCCAAAATCAGTTCGAGATCGCTATCGTCCTCAATGGCGTGCATTTGAGCTTGAAGCAAAAACCGCTTACGGAAAGCTTCAAAGACAGTTTCTGCGCCCTCCATTTCCAAACTTGAAAAACGAAGGAATCAATTTACATTTAGGCTGTGGTTCTATTAATCATCCAAAGTTCATCAACATTGATGGCTTACCTGCTCCCCATGTACATTACATACGCGCAATAGATAATCTGGCTCCTTTTAAAGACAGTAGCGTAAATCTGATATATGCATGTCATTGCCTGGAGCATATTCCTCATAGTAAGGTTATAAAAGTGTTAAACGAGTGGTTTAGAGTGTTGAATACAGACGGAACCTTGCGCTTATCTGTGCCTGATTTTGATTTGCTACTGAATATTTACAATGATAATGGTAGTGATATTAATACAATCCTTGGTATGCTCATGGGAGGTCAAAACTATAAATTTAACTTTCACTTGACAGCCTTTAACAGGACAAGCCTAAAAAATCTCTTGATCGAGACGGGATTTAAGCAAGTTCAAGAATGGCAACCAGGTTCCTGTGAATTAACGACTTTTGATGATTTTTCGGATCGTAAAGCCTTAATTAACGGAAAGTACTATCCTGTGAGTCTTAATCTAGAAGCGGTCAAGTAA
- a CDS encoding glycosyltransferase family 2 protein, which produces MPLINTALTLKDLPPPPPGKTGWPWTEQTEPLPERMPDGSEWPRISIVTPSYNQGQFIEETIRSVLLQGYPNVEYIIIDGGSTDNSVEVIKKYDQYLAYWVSESDLGQSHAINKGFEKSTGDYIAWMNSDDCYMPNALHRTFNKYKLEQLDFIYGCTYIGKSINDCTLIKGIGTKRFKLKYLLRFFYNVEYIIPSQSVFVSEKVFKKVGFLDEKLHYCMDLDWFARIALEHPLTYRNPEPICFYRVHSCTKTCDYKAMKAEAIKIAHVYSVHLSIWEQKRLARLILYANIFDEYSSGVRNKCLNELIKTMILVPVESLSDTRFLGILKRVILKGLSFRNTCSKC; this is translated from the coding sequence ATGCCTCTTATTAACACTGCTCTAACTCTTAAAGACTTACCCCCACCTCCACCTGGCAAAACCGGATGGCCCTGGACAGAACAAACCGAGCCTCTACCAGAGCGGATGCCTGATGGTTCTGAATGGCCCCGCATTAGCATCGTCACTCCTAGCTATAACCAAGGTCAGTTTATTGAAGAAACTATTCGCTCAGTTTTGCTGCAAGGCTATCCCAACGTAGAGTATATTATTATTGATGGCGGAAGTACAGATAATTCGGTTGAGGTTATCAAAAAATACGATCAGTACCTTGCTTATTGGGTAAGCGAATCTGACCTAGGACAGTCTCACGCAATAAACAAAGGTTTTGAAAAGAGTACTGGGGACTATATTGCTTGGATGAATTCCGATGACTGCTATATGCCCAATGCATTACATCGGACTTTTAATAAGTATAAGCTTGAGCAATTAGATTTTATTTATGGATGTACTTATATTGGCAAATCAATCAATGATTGTACTTTAATTAAGGGAATAGGTACTAAAAGATTTAAGCTAAAATATTTATTGCGTTTTTTTTATAACGTTGAATACATCATTCCTTCTCAATCAGTATTTGTATCGGAAAAAGTATTCAAAAAAGTTGGTTTTCTAGATGAAAAATTACACTACTGTATGGATCTTGATTGGTTCGCAAGAATTGCCCTTGAACATCCCTTGACGTACCGAAATCCCGAACCAATTTGTTTCTATCGAGTACATTCATGCACAAAAACATGTGATTATAAAGCTATGAAAGCAGAAGCCATCAAGATAGCCCATGTCTATTCTGTTCATCTGTCAATATGGGAACAAAAGAGGCTTGCAAGACTTATATTATATGCAAATATTTTTGATGAGTATAGTAGTGGAGTCAGGAATAAGTGTTTAAATGAACTCATAAAAACTATGATTTTAGTGCCTGTAGAATCATTGAGTGACACCCGTTTTCTGGGAATTTTAAAAAGAGTCATCCTTAAAGGTCTAAGTTTTAGAAATACCTGCAGCAAATGTTAG
- a CDS encoding sulfotransferase domain-containing protein, with protein sequence MIIWLASYPRSGNTFFRILINQFYGIKTYSIYDDPLFERLTGVADVVGHQKREISYEEMMASEKIFFVKTHHLPSDDCPAIYLVRDGRDSLVSYAHYILSFKNESLRKAYKNKIKSMFGWNEFNEILKKLIISSDCDYGSWSQNVYQWNKPSKFTFTIRFEDLIKEPLHQVKTAIEALEIKGDFSRINNQLPSFAELHETWPQFFRKGKSEAWKREMSQELQELFWEHHGQVMQKLGYE encoded by the coding sequence ATGATTATTTGGTTAGCTTCATATCCCCGCTCCGGAAATACATTTTTTCGTATTCTCATTAATCAATTTTATGGAATTAAAACCTACTCTATCTATGACGATCCGCTGTTTGAGCGGCTTACGGGAGTGGCAGATGTAGTTGGTCATCAGAAAAGGGAAATAAGTTATGAAGAAATGATGGCTTCAGAGAAAATATTTTTTGTGAAAACGCATCACTTACCATCTGATGATTGTCCAGCAATTTATTTAGTGAGAGATGGACGAGATTCTTTGGTTTCATACGCACATTATATTCTTTCATTTAAAAACGAATCTCTTAGGAAAGCATACAAAAATAAAATTAAATCTATGTTTGGCTGGAATGAATTTAATGAAATTTTGAAAAAATTAATTATCTCATCTGATTGTGATTACGGTAGCTGGAGTCAAAATGTATATCAGTGGAATAAACCAAGTAAATTTACATTTACAATTCGGTTTGAAGATTTGATCAAAGAACCATTACATCAAGTTAAAACAGCTATAGAAGCTTTAGAGATAAAGGGTGATTTTTCTCGAATCAATAACCAATTACCTTCATTTGCAGAACTGCATGAAACCTGGCCCCAGTTTTTCAGGAAAGGAAAAAGTGAAGCATGGAAACGAGAGATGAGTCAAGAATTACAAGAGCTATTTTGGGAACACCACGGACAAGTTATGCAAAAGCTTGGATACGAGTAA
- a CDS encoding class I SAM-dependent methyltransferase translates to MILNIFKPKFSWISSVTGKSEALFSLHQKMSWFYGQREGRELYQDMLNTQEETAPPKESVRHLMPKYICELKPKSILEVGCANGRLYRQLRSYGYIGAYSGIEVADYLIQQNMQQHPEATWKCTSAYKIPFPNSSFEVCLSLYVLEHLVYPERALREMLRVIKPGGHLVLVFPDFVESGRFSSQLLGFSPIGTASAKIRRGKLIDALVSLYQSRIVLPRVLKSAVDKLGPFPINTRPICLSYPSVMGADVDAIYIASKKEVHDWAISNGYDVKYPCGTKGEFAEQAFMSITMKNEH, encoded by the coding sequence ATGATACTTAACATATTCAAGCCTAAATTTTCCTGGATATCCAGCGTAACTGGAAAATCAGAAGCTTTGTTCAGCCTGCATCAAAAAATGTCTTGGTTTTATGGTCAAAGGGAAGGTCGAGAACTCTATCAGGACATGTTGAATACTCAAGAAGAAACTGCTCCACCCAAAGAGTCAGTGCGGCACTTGATGCCAAAGTATATCTGTGAACTCAAACCCAAAAGTATTCTAGAAGTCGGTTGTGCTAATGGTCGATTATATCGTCAGTTACGCAGCTATGGATATATCGGTGCTTACAGTGGCATTGAGGTAGCTGATTACTTGATTCAACAAAATATGCAGCAACATCCCGAAGCAACGTGGAAGTGTACCAGTGCCTATAAAATTCCTTTTCCTAATAGTTCGTTTGAGGTTTGTCTCTCTCTATATGTTTTAGAGCATCTTGTTTATCCAGAACGAGCACTGCGAGAAATGCTGAGAGTTATAAAACCTGGTGGTCATCTAGTATTAGTTTTTCCAGACTTCGTAGAATCGGGGCGTTTTTCTTCGCAGCTACTCGGCTTTTCTCCAATAGGTACAGCCTCTGCAAAGATACGCCGTGGTAAGCTTATTGATGCTCTAGTTAGTCTCTACCAGAGTCGTATAGTTCTTCCGAGAGTACTAAAAAGTGCAGTGGATAAACTTGGTCCATTTCCCATCAACACACGACCTATTTGTTTGTCTTATCCATCAGTTATGGGTGCAGATGTAGATGCTATCTATATTGCATCCAAGAAGGAAGTGCATGATTGGGCAATATCAAATGGCTATGATGTAAAATATCCATGTGGAACTAAGGGGGAATTTGCCGAACAGGCTTTTATGTCGATAACTATGAAAAATGAGCATTAA